TAACTAGTGACATACTCTGTGTCACCGGTGTCCTCAATCCTCTTCTAAGTACCCTTAACCCAATTGAATTACCCCCGACAACTTGGGTAATCATACATCGTCATCATTCATCCCCCAACACCGCTCACATCGGAAACCCGTTACTTTTTGTGCTGGATCTTTCAAGTGATACTTGGATTCAAGTGGTATCAAATTTTAGTATTAGTATCAATAACACTAGTATATATCTATCtatgattatatattacatattgattaaataaatattaattatcagtaTCCTTGAGAGTATCGTGTGTTGTATATAAAGTGCATCATTGGTAACAAAAAGACAGAGATTTAACGATGCAACAACTCACGTGACACGTTTGTACGGAATCTTTATTTTCGTATCCACTTGAATCAGAGCGCGTTAAGATAAACGGTCGAGTATGTATGGATCTGATGATAACCCATCTTCGACGGGTCCTGATAAtcagtcgaaaaaaaaaagtgatgatGATGTAAGTGATGGTACCATTAATGGTATAGATGATTGGTGTGGGTGTGTGTTACTTTACGTAAGAATTTAGATCTAAAaagatttattgaaataaataggATGCATTTGATCTCGATGATTTATTACCAATTGTCGGAGAATTCGGTCACTATCAGAAGAAATTACTTTGGTTGGTTTGTTTACCGGCATGTCTGCCATGCGGTTTTTGTGCCTTTAATCAGCTCTTTATGGCATCGACACCCCCTCATTGGTGCCGTGTCCCGGGTCTTGATGCTCTGGACCCTTCACGTCGACGGAGACTCGCGATACCGGCTACTCATCAGGTGCAGAGTACTCAAAGACAATgattgtagattttttttaatagttatcCAGGCGCTTGTGTAAGCCGGACCCCTTTGAACGtcatcacaaaaaaaaaaattttttggcgctaaaaatttttactcatcccaagaaaatttttgcattttgaattgaaaacaaaaaattttttgaggcgaaaaaaaaatttttttagtcctatgctgtaaaaaatcaggagTGACTTCCgagtgattttatttaaatccggattcactTGGAGCTtgagagtttttaaaaaaaaatcacttggcATACGGAGCAATAAGGAGTTTGTCATTTCAGCGGCGTGATTCGAAGTTTtagtattgaaataaactcccctttggagtaaatttgaagggattaaataaataaaaagtcatccgctccgcattcactctagatttaatccgcgttcactccgaaaatttttttacagtgtaaaaaatttttatcttcaattcataatacaaaatattttttgcgccaagaaatcttttttttctgtgtagattaatatattttttcctgTAGGTATTTCTCTATTGGAAAACCATcgtatattattaattgatactcattattataaattaattatattatcattatacagttgatattattaaatttaaaaaatttgtggcATTGAGAGTATGCACTATGGCTTGTCTAGAATGAACGCTCTGCTGTCTgtgatgtatatttttataaagtaaatatcCATTAGTTTAATTTGGTGACATTAAGTCACAGGTTATTTTGATGATTGGAGGTGTGTAAACACTCATTTAAATGATGAAGCTGATTTATGTCTTAGTAGGACGCCAATGAGACAGTGTACAGTCAGTGCACGAGGTATGATGTCAATTGGTCGGACCCTATCGTCGACTTTATGTATATCGATGGCAACATGACCAACACTTCGTGGCCAATTGTACCTTGTGATCATGGATGGGAGTACGATATGTCTGAAATAGTATCATCTATTGTCATTGATGTATGTTTagtatttagtaaattttatttatttatcatcttACCTAATTTACTTGTCTTTCAGTTTGACTTGGTCTGCGACAAAGACATTTATCCAACACTTGGACTGGTGGCTCTGAATACGGGTGGTCCTATTGGAGTTTATCTCTTCGGTACCTTAAATGACaggtaacaaaaaataatttatgacgataattattacactgtgaaaaatcgggagtgaattcggagtgattatgaattttttttatatcggaGTTCAGGAGTTTTAGGAAAAATCACTCCGTATACGGAGGTTGTTTTTCCAGcagagtgatctggattttattaaaatccgcATTTAATCCGATtgggaattttaatattaaggggGACCGCTAGTGTGACTGCCTGAAAAAACGatgatttttgggaattttttaaagaaaacctacatggaatgttttaatgttttaaggATATATTTGGGGATGTATAATGAatacaagataaaaatttttggaccaaaaaattgaaaattcagcGAGTTTTTTACAATCTCTCAacgctctaaaaaaaaatcaccccACTGCTGCAGTGATAGCGAACTTTTCAGTGCATGAAATCAAAGaaaccaaaaagtttattaaactagaaGGTATTTCCTATACTATGACTCTCggactaagaaaaaaattgaaatttaataaaatggcagagtttttaaaaaaaatttcaaattttgcgcgaaaatttgatgatttttggcttgccaaaattacatttttgattcgATCGGAAAACTGGACGTTCATGGTACGtagaaacatatataaaagaagCTGCAATTCGAATCAAATCGATCGGATGATTTGTCTCGAGTTATAActgcaattttgaaaaatgtattttcgagAACTGATAAGCGGCTGCTCTTCAGATGgctgtaactcaaaaaaactattcaaGATATGCACTTTTAAACTTTAGTATGTAATTTTTGAAGGTATAAACTATTGAAATgtgcaaaacaaaaaaattaattatttcaaaatttcacactGGTGGTCTCCCTTAAAATAAAACTCCTTTAGGAGTTAATTTcacttcgaaaaaaaatttcaaaattataatcaactccccttcggagtgaattttactcacgaacgttaaataaatacacagtcACCCGCTCCGCATTTACTTCGGATTTAATCCATCtctccgaaatttttttaatataacagtaaatatacattataataattgtttttatttctgcTTTATTAGAATCGGAAGAAgactatcatttttttcatgtttggCTACACTTATTACTGGAGGTATTCTTACATCAGTATCCAATAGTTTTTGGACATGGGCTGCGTGTCGAGTTGTTGTGGGACTTACGATACCAGCAATATATCAAATACCttttattatctgtaattaatttatttattatatcaatTTTATACTGACAGTGACAGTACATAATTCAGATtgagtaaatattaattaatagaacattttgttttgttaataGCTTTAGAACTTGTCGGTCCTAATTACCGATCATTCGTCACAGTAATGACGTGTTCATTTTATACAATGGGACTGTGTATGTTAGCTGGTGTAACTTATTTGATACCACAATGGAGACTATTAGCACTTATTACCAGTACACCTTTCCTCGCTTACTTTTTTTACTGGTGGTTTTTACCTGAATCACCCCGATGGCTTTTAGCCAAAGGACGATTGAGTGAAGCGAGTGAAATTCTGCAGACTCTAGCAAAAGTTAACGGTAAAGAGTTGCCAGAATCGTTCACCCAAAAATTGAAACAACGAATGACCATGTCGAGAACTAAAAGTGAAGAAGAAAGATTACGAAGTGGACCTGGTGTTTTGTCGTTATTTAAAACACCAAATATGCGTTTGAAAACTTGTTTAATTACTCTTAattggtaaaaatttatttcattaaaatttgagtaaaaaattaattagtaattattaacatctttttttttaggtttgcTAATAATATGGTCTATGTAGGATTGTCTTATTATGGTCCAGCTCTTGGTAATGAAGAGCATTTGAGTTTTTTCTTTTCGTCATTAGCAGAGATACCAAGTTACCTTGCGTGTTGGGTCGCGATGGATCGATGGGGTCGAAGGTGGCCATTGTGTCTTTG
The Microplitis mediator isolate UGA2020A chromosome 6, iyMicMedi2.1, whole genome shotgun sequence genome window above contains:
- the LOC130670271 gene encoding carcinine transporter is translated as MYGSDDNPSSTGPDNQSKKKSDDDDAFDLDDLLPIVGEFGHYQKKLLWLVCLPACLPCGFCAFNQLFMASTPPHWCRVPGLDALDPSRRRRLAIPATHQDANETVYSQCTRYDVNWSDPIVDFMYIDGNMTNTSWPIVPCDHGWEYDMSEIVSSIVIDFDLVCDKDIYPTLGLVALNTGGPIGVYLFGTLNDRIGRRLSFFSCLATLITGGILTSVSNSFWTWAACRVVVGLTIPAIYQIPFIISLELVGPNYRSFVTVMTCSFYTMGLCMLAGVTYLIPQWRLLALITSTPFLAYFFYWWFLPESPRWLLAKGRLSEASEILQTLAKVNGKELPESFTQKLKQRMTMSRTKSEEERLRSGPGVLSLFKTPNMRLKTCLITLNWFANNMVYVGLSYYGPALGNEEHLSFFFSSLAEIPSYLACWVAMDRWGRRWPLCLCMVTAGLSCVATVLLPSDAVITTLILFLLSKSAISASFLIIYPFAGELYPTQLRGVAIGFSAYISGLGLIIIPFITYLGRDNLVLPLVILGAVSVIGGLSGLRLPETLHHRLPQTVEEGELFGKDWKCADCLHCVPIKPPSATTSYEDLSVGETVEMQPVTDTSAVELDQQQVQLTRGSSTSTRRLMRQSSVMDTQRDSDGSIKMTYWF